Genomic window (Cucumis sativus cultivar 9930 chromosome 2, Cucumber_9930_V3, whole genome shotgun sequence):
ATACAGATATTACATTTAgacataaaactaaattatagttttatatacattgaataaattttataaaatattcaacatttatagtaaaaaaatttaattgttgatGTGTTATAATGATAGAAGTGTAtcatgatataataaaaaactttgttataatttaaaaatatttttaaaaaatgtctgGAAAATTAATTAGGATCTTCACGTGAAAGTTGGAAgaatattgatataaaaaagaCAGTAAGACTTATAAGTTTGTAAGGAAATTAGTATAAGAGAAGACaacaagattttctttcttaaaccGGAAAACTATAGACAATGgagttttcaaacttttgcATTTGCtgcttcttcatcttcttcgcCGCCGTATTGGAAGCCGCCAGAATCCAACTGCCCGGCAATTCCTCGCCGGATACCAGTTTCGGCTTTTTCATTTTCGGAGATTCCTATGTCGACGCCGGCAACAACAACTACATTATCACCACCAGTGACTTTCAGGCCAACTTCCCGCCCTATGGTGAAAGCTTCTTCCCGAACCCGATCGCCACCGGCAGGTTTACCGACGGCCGTAACATTCCGGATTTCTTAGGTCATTATCATTTCTCTgtgttattatttcttttcaaaaaaaaattgtttagtaCCAATTAGATCACTGAATATGTTTCTTCTTGTCTTGCTTAAATCTTGGTGGCTGAACTCCTGGTTAATGCTCTGATGAATGCGtaacataattttttgttcCCTGTTAAGAGAATGGGGTTTAGTTATTGTCATTTTCTTGTGCTtcaaataatgttttaattgATTTGGTTAATGGATGGGATAACTTTTGGATTTATGGATCTTATTTTGCTTAAGTTTGAATTTCTAGTATGTGGTTTGTGTTCACAAGGATTGAAGATCAAGTATAAGAGTAGATTTTTTGTTCACGAGGGCATTGGGTGTGGCTTGTAATAAGTTTTACATTCTCACTGATAGTCTCATTCCAATGTTTGTTATAACATTCAGAAATCCTGATTCTCAATAATTTTCGAGTACATTCCAGCTTCCCAAAACAGGTAGAAGTTTTTTGCTAAGAGCATGAAAGTCCGTACATTTTGTACcctatttgttttctttctgattTTAGCTGGCCAGAGGGAATGTCATTGTTACAATATTGTCCTTTGAGCATGAACATTTTTAGGCTAAGGCATGGTAGAGAAGTGCTAAAATCAAATGGTATGATTGGATTGAACATTAATTAGTTTGTcctttgatatattatttaatttgtcaGAATAACCCATTAGCTTAAGCTGTAATGTCAATGGGTCGCAGAACTCTTTCGTTCCCAGAAAGATGGATAGAACATTATGTTGTTTCCTAGAAAATATCCAAAGTCTCGTGAAATGtttctgaaaaattaaaattgacacgaacaagaaacaaaaatgtaaataaacgACCCCTTTGGTCGAAGATTATAATGTTGTCAGGAGGCTTATATGATCAAGAAATGTTAATGCAGGTGAGTACGCCAACTTGCCTTTGATTCCACCATATTTGGATCCTCACAATGATCTTTATGACTATGGAGCCAATTTTGCATCTGGTGGAGGTGGAGCTATAGCTATGAGTCATCAAGAACAGGTTACAAcataatcaaatcaatcaaacCAATTTCTTTTCCCTGTTTTTCCTCTGCTGAATTGAATgcattttgtttggttttcaGGCCATTGGGCTTCAAACACAGATGGAGTTCTTCAGAAAAGTGGAGAAATCATTAAGAAACAAGCTGGGACATGCAAGATCTAAAAGCTTCCTCTCTAactctgtttttctcttcaactTTGGAGGAAATGATTATCTGAATCCTTTCGATATTAGCTATGACATTTTCAAAACGATTGAAGCTCAAGAACAGTTCGTGAATATGGTGGTCGGAAACATAACGATAGCAATCAAGGTAATATCGCACAACAATGGGCACCtcattttgtaacaatttttgtttttttgttatatattggGAAACGTGTTTATCATAAACggatcaaattaattagattttttatggTTTGTTTGGGTTTTATGTGTGACAGGAAGTATACGAATATGGAGGAAGGAAATTTGGAGTTCTGGCAGTACCTCCATTAGGGTATATGCCAAGTTCAAGACTGAAAAAAAGTGCTCAATTTTTTGAAGAGGCTTCTTCAATAGCAAGGATTCACAACAAGTTTCTTCTCATTGCTCTTGAGAAACTTTCCAAGCAACTCAAAGGATTCAAATACACTTTTGCTGATGTTCACACTGCGCTTCTACAAAGAATACAGAACCCTACAGAATACGGTAATAAACTTGATCtgtttttcattctctcttaCTTTGTATGAAAATCATAGCAAATAACcctatttagaaaataaagttaaaatatagcacaaagttgaaatatttgtacaaatagtataatttttttaaaatgacattTGTATTTGTGCTATGTAATTTTACACCTCAATGCAGTGAAGAAACTTAAAATGCAGTGATTTGAGATccaatatttcatttttactaaattaaggTCTACATCATAAAAAactaacataattttttacatTAGAATTAAATCGTTATATACCTAACAAATTTCAATTGTTACAAAActtaatgataattataaaCCATATTGGCATTTAAATATAAAGGTTTAGGGGTGGAAATATGttttgattataatatatttaaattaaaaatgtttgacATAACATCACATGATCACaagataattttgattttgatgaatCTTTATCTTTTCAAGGAGTATTAGTCAATGAAAGTTTATGCTTTCGAGACGCTTATTTAGAGTTAAATTATTGATGGCACATTGTTTGAGAATCATGAATGAGGGGTTTAACATGGCATTTATTTGTGTGGACGAAGGTTTCAAGGTAGTGGACACAGCCTGCTGTGGGAGTGATGAATTCAGAGGGATTTACAATTGTGGAAGAGAGTTTGGATCTTCACCCTATACTCACTGCCAAAATCTTGAAGATCATATGTTCTTTGATTCTTTTCATCCCACTCAAAAAGTATTCAAACAACTTGCAGATGAGTTTTGGAGTGGAGATGAGGACATTGTTAAGCCTGTGAACTTCAAACAACTCTTTCATTATGATGACTCAACTTTGGCTTCTTATTGAGATAGAATTGTTTAATCTAGGAGgggaattttgaaattgagaaaatcTTGGAATCTATATGTTTAACTTGGCCATctaccttcattttttttctttctaatcttGATGAGGCAGCACAACATTGTAATATCATTTGCTATGGAAACTCGTGTTCGAATAAATGCTAGTCTTTGTGGAAATCTGCCaattaaaccttttttttttaacgtaCATAGCCTGAATTAGCTATCTAACACATTTTATATACACTATCGTTGAAAGAATATAATCATGGGACTTTTTGTAGTGTTaattcttccttcttcttcttcttcttctttgttttttgggATATATAGGAAGGAAATGAGATGTTCTTTAAAAGTCTTTTGATTTGATAGTATTTAAACTCATTATTAAGTTAAGTTAGGTGTATTTGAGAGGTCAAATTGTAAATAGAGGTTTATTACTAaagcaaatatagcaaaattagtTTGATAATTTAGACCCATAGCACCCCATACTTAGATTTgtaaaaatggcaaaattcAAGCACATcccacatttaaaaaatgcaaaattacaAACATACTCTCTagaattataaacattttcacACATCACTTgatatgttgttgatacacttgatgcgtttttttatatacttgtTATGTTGTGCTGATATACtcaatgaattaaataacacTTGATATACATCATtggtttgatacacttgatatgtTGTTGATACGCTTGTTAATCTTTACAAATACactaaatcaattaaatatattgatgCACTAAGCATATATAATACGTTTGTTGTATTATCGATACACTTGTTACGATTTCTTCATACACTTGTGTTTTGTTCATGCACTTGATGAGTTTAATATACTTAATACACTGCTGATAAACATTTTACACTTCATTCATacattcaaaaaatttaatacacttgatacaaTTCATATGTTTGATAGCCTTGATGTATTGTTGATACGCCTTCTATGTTTACTAATACATTcgatttattaaaatacacttgatacattgGAGGTTCTGTTGATACACTTAATATACTTCACTAGTACACTTTGatacatattatatgtttgatacactaAGTTATgttattcatatacttaaataatactaaaatgaattgcatataaaattttaaaaaatgaaaaatcaacaaattttgtttactaCAAACCGGAACgtcttcaacaaattttgtttactacaaaacaaattattctGCTTAAAGGCCAACTCATTCTTAATATTGGTAATATCaacatctttaaaaattgCTAATTCACCTCCCAAATCAACCTCAaatatggaagaagaagaagaagaatcaatTGAAACATTCAAAACTGTATCTACCAAGCGAACAACTAAAGGATATTGGGTATATTGATCCCTAATCAAATGTCAAGAACCAAGTCATATCTTTATCTTTAACAATCTTAAGAACATGCGCTGAACACCATTACTACCTATAGgcaacaaaactaaaaaatttaatacattactcaaccaaaattttagtgCGTATCAAGTTCacaaaagaatcaaataatGATATCACTCTATCTACAAAAACACAATTTGTCTTGTAATCCACATATACCAATATCGTTCATCTCATTAACcactataaaaaatagttactgCATCCTTAACCATAACTTATACAATGAACtgcaacaattttgaaaaaaaatttaaaaaacatgtaGGAAATGTATTAgtcaactaatacatataatataagtacatCATATCACTAAAATAAACACTGatacaaactttttaaaaaaagaactaaacataactaaataaaataaaactatgcAAAGCCTCGTCCGAtaaaaagagatgaagaagaacaaataaaatagacgaagaagaacaaatattaaccttaatttcaataaataataaatatgagtGATTCACgtaacaaataaaagagatgaaaaagaacaaatagtagccttattttcaataaataataaatatgagtGATTCAGACGAGAACAAGAAGGAATAGATAATGATCAAATTTCATTACCAATTTTGGACATTATATAGGAAAATACTTACATAAGTATAAggacttaaaaaaaatggggaaaatgtatacataattaaagaaataaattgttCTTCCcatgtaaaagaaagaatgaggagattaaaagaagaagagaagacgAACCATAAAGAACAACGGAGgaggagaaaatgaagaactgacagagaaaaagagagggaatgagaaagataaaagaaagaaagaaagaggaagaaaaatggatGGATATTTGGAGGAAGGTAATTTTGGAgtaatgaaaagtttaaaataaaaaaatatgaaccaaaattaaaaagttactATATTTGCAGAATTGAAAAGGTTGGCACTGTTATTGctgaattatatttttaatgtacCACCCATTACAATTTCTCCTTAAAATAAGTTATCTtcaaattaatgataataCATAGGTAGGAAGGATAAGGACAACAAACAACACAGCTTTCAAATTGATCTTGATTGGTCCACTCTACTTcagaatatttaataataataataagaacaagTTGATAAGAATGAAGTAGATTTGAAAGTGTGTGTTGGCGTTGtcacaacaaaaatgaagttctcaaaatttcaaacctgTTTGTTGGTGGTGGTGTTGTTCAGTAGCATtgtagaagaaaatatatttgtattttcagaacaaaatgttggatttttcatatttggtGATTCAATTTTGGATGCTGGAAACAACAATTACATCAACACCACTACCAACTTTCAGGCCAATTTCCCTCCATATGGCCTCACCTTCTTCCACAACCCTACTGGCAGGTTTTCCGACGGCCGTCTTATTCCTGATTTCATAGGTGATTCCATTTCCATTATCTCTTTGTTTCCTAACCATTTTGTctttagttttatgttttttttatatctatgCTTGTTGTTTTCTCCTGTTTCTTTACAGTAGTTTTCACTTTCTTGAAGAGATTCAAGTTCTGAGAAAAGGTCGAAGccataattgaaaaattagtaCTAAACAAgcctaaatttcaaaaaataaaaaacgaaaTAGTTACTAAATTCCagtaaatgtaatttttatttattcatttagaGGACGAATTTCTGAAAAATGCTGGTTTTTatggtaaattttttaaagggAATTTTGTTGGTTGCAGCTGAGTATGCAAAGTTGCCACTGATTAGGCCATATTTAGATCCTCACAACAATCTCTACATCCATGGCGTCAACTTTGCTTCCGGTGGAAGTGGTGCTTTACTCGAGAGTCACCAAGGATCGGTTTGAATCCATtcattgaacttttttttatatatgctTGAGATTTGGGTATTAACATTTAACTGCCATTCAAATATCTCTACCATCTGGTATGATGTTGTCTACTTTAGAGAAAAACGCTCATAACATTCTTTTTGGTTTCACTCAAAAGGCCTAATCAAACTATTAGACAATTGTCTTTCACTTATATATACGGTGGATTAGACCTTGTTAGTCAATGTGAGATGTTGCTAGCATTCCAACATTCCTCTCCTCAAACAGTTATCGTCCCTCAGTGTTTAGGGTATTGTCCACTTTGGACATGCATAAGTTCTGgtaactttgttttttgtttcacttAAGAAGTCAGGTACCATTCAAGATAGTTGTCAATTTTAGAGTAGCCAATGTGAAACTTTTATCTGTTAGATGATGTTGTTGTTAAAATTACAGAAAAAGAGTATGATAGTAAATTCTTTTAGCTGGAGAGAACGATGAGCTGCAAAATAGAGAATTCTACATACTGCTTGATGTTTGTTGCTCGTACTCTAAAAGAGTGAAATATTTAGGATTAGAGAGTGAGAATTCACCTACTTTCCTTGAACCATCCTGACTTATATATAGGGGTAGATGACTAACGACGTTATCTAAAATACGTTTCAAAGCTAAATCAGTTTAACTTTGCCTTGACCGAGCATGTCCGTTTGTGCTATCATTATGgactaaacatatatatttaacttctttccatttgtttttcttctctaatgCATTGAATTGAATCATAAGAAAACGTTGATTGATTTTCAGGCCATAACGCTTCAAACTCAGTTGACGAATTTCATTGAAGTGGGGAAATCATTGAGGAAGAAGTTGGGAGATAACAGAGCTCAAAACTTGCTCTCAAACTCAGTTTATTTGATCAGTACAGGAGGAAATGATTACATAAGTCTTTTTGAAGGAGACTCCACTGCCTTCCAAATCTATACTCAAACACAATATGTGAATATGGTGATTGGAAACCTCACCACAGTGATCCAGGTAAATTTAGAAACATGTTAATACACCATTAATAAACTAAACACCGACTCTCATTCTCTACTCGTGGACGTGGTTAATACACCATTAATAAACCATGAAAATCTTTGTATTGATTGTAGATTCATTATGCATGAATTAAGattcaaatacattttatgCATTTGCTATTTAAATTGGAGCTTAGAGAGTTGTGTTTGATCATAAAAGATAAAGTAAGAAGTTTATGAAATAAAGTATAAATCTCATATGTTCATAATTAGACGAGAGTTATAGATTTAGGATTTTTGTAGGATGGAAGTTATGGATCGGTAATTATTCACGAGAATCGACTAAATAGGACTGCTCTTAGTATTGTTTCTGCAAGCCTTGTAGTGTTTTTCGAATATAagtgattttgtttcttctcgagtattttttttgttgactATTCTTTTGTTACTGTCAATCACATCCTTCCTAACACTTTgacacatttattttaaaaaattaaatttatttgatgaaCAAGTTGAGTTTCATGTTAGTGACATCTCCGCATGTCTAATGTATCAGATAACTCGAATGATATACCTAAACTTTTTGTCACAGCGGAACTTAGTAATTTTAAGAGATCAACATAACCACACTAGGAGAAAAGTTATCTATAAAATTAGGGATCATTCAACATATTCGATTTGATGTTTCTGTCTTTGTAGGAAATATACAAGAATGGAGGAAGGAAATTTGGATTAGTGGGAGTGCCTTCTTTGGGTTGTATGCCAAGGTTGAAGATGTTGAAAGGAGAAGGACATGGAAAGTGTGTAGAAGAGGCTTCTTCAATAGTAAATTTGCACAACAAATTGCTTCCCATTGCTCTACAAAACCTTGCCACTCAACTCAATGGATTCAAATATGCTTTTGCTGATGCCAACAATTTGCTTCtacaaataatacaaaacCCTTCCAAATATGGTAAttgtttcctcttcttttctcttctttttttacgATCAGAGAGCGAAAATTGCATGAAATGTAACCTCTTAGAAGTAGAAATGCCTTAGCTACTAAACTATGCTATCGTGATGAAAACTCTCTAAATAGTTCTTCTAGAGGTTAAAATgaagtttggttttttttttttcccaatatATTTATGTAGATATACTAGGATTCAACTTGGTTtgtgatgaaaaaaaaaatactttaatagATGTTTGAATTTAGTGTTGGAAAACAATATGGTGAAATTGATGAAGTGAAGTTAGGGTGAGGTTAATtgattaagattttatttttttacaaagcAGGTagatatataatacaaaattttaggtATTGTTTGATAAtctgtcttttttttttttttttcttttttgaaatatgtgcTTGTTTTTGGTTACACACCTTAATTCttagttaaattttagaaaagaactatttttagttttaagacTTAGGTTGGTTTTTAAAACACTTGTAAATGTGTGTTTTCAATATAgcaaaaactctttaaaatatttacaaatataacaaagagTTTTACTTTCTATTAATGACAACCTAGACATACATCTATTCCTTTGAAAATAGACACTAGTAGATGTTTATTTGGACCTATCACgatttaaagtaaaattttgttattatttataaatattttcatcgtTTTGTTAtctaaagtaaaaatattgataacattattgatatgaaaaaagaaaaacttatgaatatatatttggatgaAGGTTTCAAGGAAGTGGAGACAGCATGTTGTGGGAGTGGAGAGTACAGAGGAATTTATAGTtgtggaggaagaagaggaacaAAAGAGTTTAAACTATGTGAAGATCCAACCAAATATTTGTTCTTTGATTCATATCATCCCAACCAAAAAGCTTATGAGCAACTTGCAAGGCTCATGTGGAGTGGAGATGAACAAGTCATTAACCCTTATAACCTCAAACAACTCTTTCAATATGGATCACCTTCGTTGGCCTacgaatgaaaagaaaagaaaactatattCTATAGtgtctttttctcattattagacacttcttttcttttccctttttttcgATTTTATGTTTGTTAGAGTATTTCTTAATCAGTTGCCTATGTTTAGCATTAGATCGTTCACTTCTTCTATTTTCGCCCTAATAAAGCTATGAGTTCGATAATGTCATTGTGTACATAAACTTGATCGAAGTGTCTAGTGTTAGAACGTGGGAAAAGTTTACCTTTTTAATCGAAGTGCTGTTGGATATCATTCTTAATCTTGAGTTTTTAAAGATCAATACATGAGTATGCTCTGTAAAAACGTACTAGTGTTAGTTCGTCAATTATTTGGAGTACTAAGTGTATTGACAAGTCTTTCAAAATCtaagttaaatttgttttgatccCTTCTCAAGGATTGTAGGGTGTGGCCAACGAAACCAAACTTGTATGTCTATGATTACTTTGACACTtagataatgaaaaatacactTGAAATAAATGTATATTCTTTTAACCAATGTCTAGCACAAGGTTAACTTCTATGTCTAAATACTCTACCTATATTATATTTCCTTTATGAGAAAATCGTTCTTGTTTAACTCTTTCGATATCAAAGTCAAACATTTTATGTAAACGGTTTTTTCTCATAAAAGTTTTTTGGTGTAAGAGTAAACATTTGAGAGATACTTAACATTGTTTACAACatcattataaaaattattatgattttcaCACATGACTACTAGAATCAACTAATCAATATCAACGGTGTCACCAATATCCTGATTATTGATTAGAATAGACCAATGTAAATCAACAATGTCCAAAGTTGGTTTTAGCTCAAAATTGATGTTGATTGATCGATGATCACTCAACCCCTATAAATGAAACCATCTTTGATGTCCAACTTCAGCGACGACAACCTCCTAAGACCTACCTCCAATGACCATCTACGACAATCATCTCCCAAAACCACTTATTTATACAACTAACTTCAAGGGCCAATTCGTAATGAATCTTCTTTTGTAGTATTTTAGAAATTGTTCGACCgaacaacaaaacaaacaaatttggGTCGTGTGAAAgcattttttaacaaatgtaACAACAcacaaattgttttatttaaatttttttatatataaaagtgtttaaatgaaaacaacttattgaaaaacaatttttagtcAATCAAACATGGTTTAGtatataatttgtttcatGAGCCTCGTCAAAGATGGAAccaaaaaattgtataatgTGGAGAAAAGGtcatttataaaactaaactaagagattaagatttaaaaaatcttaCAAGGAatcttttacaataatttatagattttaattcaattcatttaatataatatcttaGTTAGTATTGCAAGATCCCCTGAAGTAACGCTTGCCTAATTGCTTTTGAATAATAATCTAAGATTATGCATCTAAGTTGACCATGTTTTGTGGTGGACTATGCTTAATTAGCAAACTATCACTCCTCCATATACATTTTTGTACAAAGATAACATGCATCCACGTGCAACgtacatgaaaataaaaatcaagaCTTAAAAATTAGTGGAACTAAgtctttttatttacaaaatatgatattaaaatattatacaaactAGCAATCTAAATACAAACTCCAgactcaaactaaaataatttacgtTCCAAATACAAACTTCCTACATAGAGATAATTTGcacttcaaatacaaattttctaaacacaAACTAGAATAGTACACACTCAAATGTAACCAACCTCACAAACCAGcacttaaaaatttaaaaataataaaaatgaagttttggAAGTttagagaggaaaaagaatcTAATTTAGGGgtatttcaataatataataaccTTTAATGAATGATATCATTCAATTCTTAACTTAGATGAATTCCACAACTCTTTCAAATACAACTCTAAtgtctagttttttttttctccatatgCTTCGAAACTTATAACCATCCAACATTTTAAGATGATGCATTGTATGTAATACTCTACACTAGACCAAACACACTTATGAGATCAAGAGAAGAAATGGGACAGCCTTGAGTGAAACTGAAACATGCCTTGATACTTGATAAAGAAGATTATCcagaaataatgaaagaatCGATTATGTTTCCACTCATTGCCGTTATTCATATGTACCTGAAatcataagaaaaataaatatacattattaACTCTATAagcaaaatgaaatgaaaagatcaTCTACCtacttcatttcatttctgCTATGAGAAGTAAGAAAGCTTCTATTATTACCTAAAtgaatcatttttcttttttgtggtCATCAAAATGCACAATAACCATCTTCTCTCTTCAAAAAGGTCTCGATTTCTTCGAGTGCCTGAGATTCCATGGTATAAACAAGTGTGAGGAAAAGATtgttatagaaataaaataagacaCATTGTCTAAAAGGCTTTAGTTAATTGTGGTGTAGTGTGTAGGTTATGATGTTTATTCAGAGAATGATAGATATAGTTATAGACCTCGATTGCTATGGCCATAGGCGTGACATTCGATACGTCTTTAGTACCCAGTTTGGCTGCAATTTCTGCATAGGATAACATTAGATTAAGTCATTTGGTATTGAGCTTTTAGATTCACGGAATGGAGGAACCACCCAATAATACTTAATTGTTCGGAATGGCATTTgaaaaaagagatttaaatGAAAGCAATTTtctatagcaaaaaaaaaaaaaaaaaaactaatgaagTGTCTAAGCCAAAGCTGCTTAAAGCGAAAAATTAACCTCCTAAAATTCATTTCAAACTCTTCCTAGATGGCATCCATCTC
Coding sequences:
- the LOC101210298 gene encoding GDSL lipase, with translation MEFSNFCICCFFIFFAAVLEAARIQLPGNSSPDTSFGFFIFGDSYVDAGNNNYIITTSDFQANFPPYGESFFPNPIATGRFTDGRNIPDFLGEYANLPLIPPYLDPHNDLYDYGANFASGGGGAIAMSHQEQAIGLQTQMEFFRKVEKSLRNKLGHARSKSFLSNSVFLFNFGGNDYLNPFDISYDIFKTIEAQEQFVNMVVGNITIAIKEVYEYGGRKFGVLAVPPLGYMPSSRLKKSAQFFEEASSIARIHNKFLLIALEKLSKQLKGFKYTFADVHTALLQRIQNPTEYGFKVVDTACCGSDEFRGIYNCGREFGSSPYTHCQNLEDHMFFDSFHPTQKVFKQLADEFWSGDEDIVKPVNFKQLFHYDDSTLASY
- the LOC101210789 gene encoding GDSL esterase/lipase 5, yielding MKFSKFQTCLLVVVLFSSIVEENIFVFSEQNVGFFIFGDSILDAGNNNYINTTTNFQANFPPYGLTFFHNPTGRFSDGRLIPDFIAEYAKLPLIRPYLDPHNNLYIHGVNFASGGSGALLESHQGSAITLQTQLTNFIEVGKSLRKKLGDNRAQNLLSNSVYLISTGGNDYISLFEGDSTAFQIYTQTQYVNMVIGNLTTVIQEIYKNGGRKFGLVGVPSLGCMPRLKMLKGEGHGKCVEEASSIVNLHNKLLPIALQNLATQLNGFKYAFADANNLLLQIIQNPSKYGFKEVETACCGSGEYRGIYSCGGRRGTKEFKLCEDPTKYLFFDSYHPNQKAYEQLARLMWSGDEQVINPYNLKQLFQYGSPSLAYE